In Natranaeroarchaeum aerophilus, a single genomic region encodes these proteins:
- a CDS encoding MBL fold metallo-hydrolase, whose product MTVTYRDLTIDWLGYATVRIEHEDTVVYLDPGRYGVLTGEWTPDGRDVGHPPAQDYDAQDGDLVCITHDHHYDSDGVRRVASEDATVVAYDAVYAPGIDRDVERLEDLPYDLVKVDDETDELIEDVIVRTLPAYNRPDGPNVDANGEPIHPEGIGVGYHLTFGDTTVFWPGDSDVLDGHEQLDVDVFLPSISKNYTMNRHDAADLAEALDPDLTLPIHYNTFEALEADSDAFAVDVARRGVPVALDES is encoded by the coding sequence ATGACCGTCACATACCGCGACCTCACCATCGACTGGCTCGGCTACGCGACCGTTCGGATCGAACACGAGGACACCGTGGTCTACCTTGATCCCGGCCGATACGGCGTCCTGACCGGCGAGTGGACGCCAGATGGTCGGGATGTCGGCCACCCACCGGCACAGGACTACGACGCCCAGGACGGCGATCTCGTCTGTATCACGCACGATCATCACTACGACTCGGATGGCGTTCGCCGGGTCGCGAGCGAGGACGCCACGGTCGTCGCCTACGACGCCGTCTACGCCCCGGGGATCGACCGAGATGTCGAGCGACTGGAGGACCTGCCCTACGACCTCGTGAAAGTCGACGACGAGACCGACGAACTGATCGAGGACGTCATCGTCCGGACGCTCCCGGCGTACAACAGGCCGGACGGGCCGAACGTCGACGCGAACGGCGAGCCGATCCACCCCGAAGGGATCGGCGTGGGCTATCATCTCACGTTCGGTGATACCACCGTCTTCTGGCCGGGCGATTCGGACGTGCTGGACGGTCACGAACAGCTCGATGTCGACGTCTTCCTGCCCTCGATCAGTAAGAACTACACGATGAATCGGCATGACGCCGCCGACCTCGCCGAAGCACTCGACCCGGACCTTACGCTGCCGATCCATTACAACACGTTCGAGGCGCTGGAGGCGGATTCGGATGCGTTCGCGGTCGACGTGGCCCGACGGGGCGTCCCCGTGGCGCTGGACGAGTCCTGA
- a CDS encoding DNA topoisomerase IV subunit A: MSSDTNTEAQKKLIDLAADFYDQFDRGEIPEMTLPTRTKTNIEYDEDSDVWVYGDRESTRSANSIRGARKLLKAAYTIEFLDNQLEEDRSSTLRELYYLSESWDSEEAQFSTQDESNQLIEDLEIVSDVRREDFHMRPEESGAKVMGPLLLREQTRRGDRDIHCQKDVGQGGYQIPNNPDTIEFLECDADFVLSVETGGMRDRLVENGFDDEYNAIVVHLGGQPARATRRLMKRFHDELGLPVTVFTDADPWSYRIYGSVAYGSIKSAHLSEYLATPEAQFIGLRPEDIVEYDLPTDPLSDSDINALESELEDPRFQTDYWKEQIEIQLDIGKKSEQQALASRGLDFVTDTYLPVRLEEMGII, encoded by the coding sequence ATGAGTTCAGATACCAACACGGAAGCCCAGAAGAAGCTGATCGACCTCGCAGCGGACTTTTACGACCAGTTCGACCGCGGGGAGATCCCGGAGATGACGCTGCCGACCCGGACGAAAACGAACATCGAGTACGACGAGGATTCGGACGTCTGGGTGTACGGCGATCGCGAAAGCACGCGCTCGGCAAACAGCATCCGCGGCGCGCGCAAACTGCTCAAGGCGGCCTACACCATCGAGTTTCTCGACAACCAGCTCGAGGAGGATCGCTCCTCAACCCTGCGTGAGCTGTACTATCTCTCGGAGTCGTGGGACTCCGAGGAAGCCCAGTTCTCGACGCAGGACGAGTCCAACCAGCTCATCGAGGACCTCGAAATCGTCTCGGATGTCCGCCGTGAGGACTTCCACATGCGCCCCGAGGAGTCGGGCGCGAAGGTGATGGGGCCGCTGCTCCTCCGCGAGCAGACCCGACGCGGCGATCGGGATATCCACTGCCAGAAAGACGTCGGGCAGGGCGGCTACCAGATCCCGAACAACCCCGACACGATCGAGTTTCTCGAATGTGATGCCGACTTCGTGCTCTCCGTCGAGACCGGCGGTATGCGCGACCGGCTGGTTGAGAACGGCTTCGACGATGAGTACAACGCGATCGTTGTCCATCTGGGCGGCCAGCCCGCGCGGGCGACCCGCCGACTGATGAAGCGGTTCCACGACGAACTCGGCCTACCGGTGACCGTGTTCACTGACGCCGACCCGTGGTCCTACCGAATCTACGGCTCGGTGGCGTACGGCTCGATCAAATCTGCCCACCTCTCGGAGTATCTCGCGACGCCCGAAGCACAGTTCATCGGCCTCCGCCCCGAGGATATCGTCGAGTACGACCTTCCGACCGATCCGCTCTCGGATTCGGATATCAACGCCCTGGAGAGCGAACTCGAGGATCCCCGGTTCCAGACCGACTACTGGAAAGAACAGATCGAGATTCAGCTCGATATCGGCAAGAAGTCCGAACAGCAGGCGCTTGCCTCCCGGGGCCTTGACTTCGTGACCGATACCTACCTGCCGGTTCGGCTCGAAGAGATGGGGATCATCTAG